Proteins encoded by one window of Candidatus Nitrosocosmicus hydrocola:
- a CDS encoding MarR family winged helix-turn-helix transcriptional regulator, with translation MNKYDYQNSIGFIINRIGKSLINVIDQELRRKFRITFGQWKVLIIIANSDQGITQKDIADKLALEGPTLIPILDKLEKDGFVIRKTDTKDRRINRIYLTERADEFLNDTIECVAQIKKVCLRDLAENDILITKNTLEKMWHNLQGSFNINNSIETKTKGNSTQESNPGFYIKN, from the coding sequence ATGAATAAATATGATTATCAGAATAGTATTGGATTCATAATTAATAGAATTGGTAAATCTCTAATCAATGTAATAGATCAGGAGTTGCGTAGAAAATTTAGAATCACATTTGGGCAGTGGAAAGTATTGATAATTATAGCAAATAGCGACCAAGGTATAACACAGAAAGATATAGCTGACAAACTAGCATTGGAAGGTCCTACACTAATCCCAATACTAGACAAATTAGAAAAAGATGGGTTTGTAATAAGAAAAACTGACACTAAGGATCGTCGCATTAATAGAATATACTTGACTGAGCGGGCAGATGAATTTCTTAACGACACTATAGAGTGTGTTGCTCAAATCAAAAAAGTATGTTTAAGAGATTTGGCAGAAAATGATATACTGATTACAAAAAATACATTAGAAAAAATGTGGCACAATTTGCAAGGTTCTTTTAACATAAACAATTCAATAGAGACCAAAACGAAAGGAAATTCCACCCAAGAGTCAAACCCTGGTTTTTATATCAAAAATTAG